The nucleotide sequence GTGGAATATCTCCCAGGGATGGATTTAGGGAGTAACAAGATAGTTGAAGCTATCCTGACTTGATGTTTCACTCAGTGCAAACATCATGAAATGGCTTCAGTTAAGGATGTTCTCATTGCTATGCATGAAAAAGAATTCTCACTTTCAAAAACTTGCCAGTCCAGGGCTAGTTGCAGGAGGGAAAGAAgtgccactgtttttttttttcttgaaggcagggggtggggggggaatctgttttcaaaatacaaatatagAAATCCTGCCAGATAGCTCACTGTGTAAATGTGTGCATCACATACATTTTCAGATAGCCAGCTGGCCGAGAAGAGGAAGTCCCTGAGAAAACTAGGTATTTGGATGCATTGTGAGAAGAGAGCCTTTTATAGGGATGAGAATGCTGGCTGGGGAAGGAAGAATAGGCCAGGAAGGGAGGCATAATCTGTAGAAGGGGGCCTGGCTGGGAAAAAGGGTGAAAACTGGGGAAGGGGTCAATCTAGGGGGATGAATGGGACGTGGCAGGGGAAAGGGGAACAGGCAGAAGAAGGGGAGACGGCTAGGTAAGGACACCTGTGTGGACTGGGGCACAGGGTGAAGAAGGAGGCCAGGCTAGGAAGGGGATAATGGAGTGAGGGCTGCCTATGGAAGGAGGACTTGGCTGGTCAAGGGAAAGAGGCTTAGTTGAGTTAGGAGGCAAAGGATGAGAAAGGAATCCTTGACTGTTCAAGGGGGAAAAGCCTGGGGAATGGCACCTGAGCAGGGAAAGAGATCTGGCTGGGAAAGTAGGCTTAAGCTGGGGAAGAGGgtgaggctggggaaggggcctgGATGTGGGAAGGGGCCTGTCTTGGAAAAGGTGCACAGACTTGATAGGGTGGCACAAGCTGAGGATGGGAGactggctgggctgggggagattGGGGGGTGAAAATATCCTGGCAGGGAAAGGTGGCCTGCCTGGGGAGGGGCTCTGGCAGGGGAAtggggcctgggagggaggcacaGGCTAGGAAAGGAACCTGGTGGCGGGAGACGTACGAATGCTGAGACCGACATAGGCTGGGCATGGGATAATAGGTGGGTTGATGGACCTGGCTGGAAGAGGGGCATTAGCAGGTGGAGAGGGCCTGCTAGGGCAGGGATCCTGCCTGGGAACGAAGGCGTGTGTCCTGGCTGAGGGAGGGCACATGGTTGAGGAAAGGGACCTAGCTGGGGCCACAGGCTAGGGATGGGGAGAAGGTCTGGCTGAGGAGGGGGAATAAGCTAGGGAAGGGGTTTGGTTGAGGAAGAGGTATACCGGTTGAGGAAAGGTACCTTACTGGGAAGGAGGCCCGCCTGGGAAAATGAGCTTAGACTGGGGAAGAGGCTGTTAGGTCCCTGGGTGAAGAGAACCTGGCTGTGGGGAGGAGTCTGGCTGGGAAAGAGTTCTCAGCTGGGGgcatgtgtgtgtgaaggggTGCCGGCAGGGAAACATCACATGGTTGGGGAGGAGACTTTACCGGTGATGGAGAGCTGAGAGAGGAGGATGCGTGGCCAGGGAAGGAGGCACTGGCTATGAAAGGCCAGTGAAGGGGGAACTCCTTGGAAAAGTGGTCCAGCTGAAGAGGGAAAAGGCTGGGCACAAGCACTTGGCTGTCAGAAGGAGGCCCTTTCTGGAGAAGGGGTCCCGTGAGGGCAAGGGAACAAAGGGTTGCAAAGGGGCTTTGCCCGGGGAAGGGTAGCCTGGCTAAGGAGGCTGTCAACAGGGTCTCAGGTCGGGGAACAGGCCCTGGCTGGGTGAGGGGCCTGCGAGCAGAAGGGTCCTGCATGGGGAATAAGACAGGCTGGGGTTGAGgcctgcctggggaggggaggctggcagCATAGGATGGTAAAGAGGCTGGGCTGTGGCCCAGGGTGGGAAAACTTCCAGACAAGTGGCTAGAGGCTGGAGAGTTGGACACAGGCTGGTAAGATGGCTGGTTTAGAAAGGGGGCCAATCCAAAGAAGGAGGCATAGGCTGAGGAAGAGGCTCTGGCTGGGGAAAGGGGCCTGGCCGGGCAAGGGGACATAGGCTGGGGAAGGAAAACCAAGTTGGATCAGGGAGCCTGGGCACGggctggcgggggtgggtgggtaacAAGCTGGGGCAGGGGCCTGGGTGGGGTTGCTGCAAAAGAGGATACTGGCTGGGAATGTGACTCCGCTGGGGTGAGGGTCTAGGTGGGTATAGGGGAAGCCTGCCTAGGAGGGGAAGGGAGCCAGGCTGGGGAGCTAGCCTTGGCCGGGGAAGGGGGCATAGGTAGCTGGGGAGGCAGGTATAAACGGACAAAGAGAGCCCGGCTGAGAAGAGGGCCTGGCTGGCTTCGAAGCACAGGCAGGTTAAGGGTTTCTGATGGGGGAGGGGCTTATCTGCTGGGGCAGGGTGCATAATGTGGGGAAATGGGACTACCTGGGGAAGGGGGCTTGGCTCCAAGGGGGTATAGAAAAcgacaaataacgtacaagggaactcccataaggttaacagctgatttctcagcagaaactctataagcaagaagggagtggcatgacatatataaagtgatgaaagggaagaaccaacaaccaagattattctacccagcaaggatctcattcaggttcgatgGAGAAATCGATTAGCCCCACAACTATTaaggaaaacaattttgtaattttaatgctCCCCCAACAGCAATCTTTTGGCCCAGATGTTTTCACTGAAGAATCCCaccaaacactgaaagcattaaCTCTGTTACATAATCTCTTctagaaaaacagaagaggaaggaagacttccaaattcattttatgaagctagtattaccctaatatcaaaaccaaacaaaacagtaCTGAAAGAGAAACCTACAGGCAAATATCTCTCATGAAGGTAGATTTTTAAATCCCTAATAAAATCTTAGCAAATAGAATTGAGCGACGTATATAAAGAATTGTAAACCATGACCAAATGGGGTTAATTTCAGGGATGCAAGACTGGTTCAATACTTGACAGTACATCAACGTAATCCACCATATTAATAAGCTAAAGAAGATAAATCACACAAACAATtcaattgatacagaaaaaaatatttgacaaaattcaatacccattcatattacaaaaaaaaaagtctcagaaaAATAGAGAGGGGAATttcctcaatttgataaagaTCATCTACcaagaaaacccaaaaaaaccctgcAGCTAATTCATACTTAATGTTGAAAGATGAAATGCTTTCCCCCAAGACCCAGAACAAAGCGAGCCTGCCCgccctcaccactcttattcaatatagtgcTAGAAGTTATAatcagtgcaataaggcaaaaaagggaaatgaaaggaTACAGACtggaaatatgaaataaaactgtccctattcaCAGGCAACATGATTCTCTACATAGAAAATTCCAACGAATctaccaaaaagaaataaaatataaaacacctagaaatagTAAGTCAGTTGAACAAGGTCATAGAATACAAGATGAACATACAAAAGTCAACTGTATTTCTGTATGCTAGCAATGCACATGTgaacaccaaaattaaaaacacaataccatttacaatcacTCAAAGAATGAAATGCTTaaatgtaaatctaacaaaatatgtgcaggacatatatgctgaaaattataaaacattcatgaaaaacatcaatgaaaatttaaataaatggagatacatACCCaggtgttcatggattggaaaactcaacgtagtaaagatgtcaattctcctcaAATTAATATATGGCTCTAACACAATTCCTATGAAAATCCCAGAAAGATTTGTTTGTCGatatagacaagattattctaaaatttatatggaaagacaaagaattagaatagctaaaacaattttgagaaaagaataaaattgaaggAAAGGGTCTACCTATATTCAAGATTTATTCCATAGTAATCAAGACTATGGTGTTGGAGGAGGGATAGACACATTGATCAATGGGaaagaatagagaatccagaaatagacataCACAAACATGcctaactgatttttgacaaagatgcgaaaccaattcaatggaggaagcaTAGCATTTCCAGCAAATGATGCTGGAGGAATTGGACCaccacaggcaaaagaatgaaccTTGGCTTAAGCCTCAAACtttacatgaaaataaacacaaaacagatCACAGGTTTCAACTTAAAacgcaaaactataaaacttttagtaaaaaaaaaaaaaggacaaattctttgGTATCTAGAGTTAGACAAAGAGTTCTTGACACCAAAACCATGACttagagaggaaaaaatggataaattggacttcatcgaaatttaaaacttttgctctgagaGACACcaagagatgaaaagacaagttacaatgtgggagaaaatacttgcaaagcaCATATCCAACAAAGAACAAGTATCTAGAATATAGAAAGAAGTCTCAAAACTCAGTGGTAAAAAACAGTCCAGttataaaatgggcaaatgacGTAAAGATTTTACCCAAGAGGATACAGCACAGATGGcaaatgggcacatgaaaagatgaacaTGATTAGCCaccagggaaacacaaattaaaaccacagtgagatgtcactacacatctatcagaatgactaaaaataaaaaattatgacaacaccaaatgctggtgaggatgcagagacacTGGATTCcgcatacactgctggtgagaatgcacaATGGTACAATCACTCTGGAAAATagcttcttaaaaaactaaacatacacttataatatgacccaggaattgcactcctgggcattttttcccagagaaatgaagccCTGCGCTCACACAAAAAACCTGTATATGGGTGTTTATAGCAGGGATTGTAagaaccccaaactggaaataacccagaggtccttcaacaggtgaatggttaaatgaACTACAGTACATCCATatcatggaatactacttagcaataaaaacgACTGaagttttgatatatgtaaaACCTTGGACAAATGTCCACTTTCCTCCTTTGTAACAAGGAGGAGGTTGTCTCAAGAGCCTTCCTGTTTGGGAATTCAGGATACAGATGAGCAGAGTGGGGCAGGATGAGAGCATGTTTGAAAGAGCTtagggattttattttactttattttattttattttttagaacttttAGAGATTCAAAATAATCAGAAGGAAGTGGCTTGATGAAGGTCAACTGCCGTGCTTCATGGGAGCCCATTTTGGAAGCTGGGAACCCAGGAGAAGGGGAGTTTAGGGTAGGTGCATTCTGTTGGCACAAGACGAAGTCTGCTCAGCTGTAGTGAACTTTCAGGTTGTTGCTTTCTCACACTGAGATGGGACAGGGTGGATTTGAGGCCTAAACTGAAAGGATTCTGTGTTCCCAGGAACATAAGGAAATATCTTTGTTCTGATACACAAAATTAagggttcagggcttccctggtggcacagtggttgagagtccgcctgccgatgcaggggacacgggttcgtgccccggtccgggaagatcccacgtgccgcggagcggctgggcccgtgggccattgccactgagcctgcacgtccggagcctgtgctccgcaacgggggaggccacgacagtgaggggcccgcgtaccacacacacacacacaaaattaaggGTTCATCAGTCAAGGCAGCTAAAGAACTGGAGAGAGCCACATTACCTCCTGAACACTGGGAACAAGGACAAGTCCAGTGTCAGAGCACATTCAGCTGGTGTAACAGTATTTGTCATGTGATTCTCAAGCAGGACCAGTGTCTGCATTGTGTTCAGGCTAGGAAGTGAAGTACGCAGTTCAGAGTCCACGAAAACCTCCACAAGCTCAGTTGCTGCACGTAACGCACAAAGGTGGGATTTTACATCTGGGGCAGGAACCCCGCTGAAACCGGAAGCACGTATTGCCACGTGGTCTAATGGGAGCATAGGTAGGGTCTCCCAACAGCCAATCCTAGTGCCAGGAGTGTTTAGGAGGCGTAGCCGCGGAGAGACAGCGGCCAATGGCAGAGAGGTCCGTTAATAGAGTGAGGGCAACGGCGGGTGAGGGGAACAGAGTACAGCCGCCAGGGGAGGCTGAGGAGCTCTAGGCAGTTCGGTGGTCAGACTGTTCACGTGAACTGTAGCGGTACTTCAGCCACCAAACTTCGATTCTCGCCCGCCCTTAAACATCATGGGAGATTCACAGAGTGAGCATCAGCGGATGTTACGACGCCACAGCCGCGAGAAGACAGAGCTGCAGGCCCACATTCAGGGCATGAAGAGCTCGATCCCCAAGAGCGAcaagcagagaagaaagcagTTGCTCCTCGATGTGGCTCGCCTCGAGGCCGAGATGGAGCAGAAGCACCAGCAGGAGCTGGAGAAGTTCCAGGAGAGTTTCCCTGATAACAGCAGCCTCGATTCTGTCACTGAAGATCTGGCCAAGCTGGATCTCGAGAACaagcctcctcacctctggagGGCACAGAGAAAGCACAAAAGAAAGGAGGCCTTCAATAGAGAAAGCCAGGATTGGATGGACAAGGCTGAGATGGAGCATCTGGCCAGCTTGCGCCATGACGAGGAAATGAAGCTCGGCGCCATCCTGCGGGCCAAGCATCTGGAGGTGAAGGATATCCCGGCCGACGACCACTGCATGTACCGCGCCATCCAAGACCAGCTGGTGTTCTCCGTGACCGTGGGGAGCCTGCGGAGGCGCACCGCCGAGTACATGCGGCAGCATGTCGACGACTTCCTGCCCTTCTTCAGCAACCCCGAAACCGGCGACGCCTGCAGCCGCGACGACTTCTTGAGCTACTGCGACGACATCGTGTTCAGCGCGTCGTGTGGAAGCCAGCTCGAGCTGAGGGCCCTGTCGCACGTCCTGCAGACCCCCATCGAGGTGATCCAGGCCAACTCGCCCGCCGTCGTCATCGGAGAGGAGTACACCAAGAAGCCGCTCACCCTGGTCTGCAAGCAGTACTCTTACAGCAGCGCAGAGCACTACAACTCGGTGAAGCCACTCGACACCGGCTCCGGCGGGAGCGTGGCCCGGCGTCTCATCTAGGCCCGCTGCCGCCATCGCCGTGACGGCCGCCGTTGGAGCCGAATCTGCCGCCGCCGCGTCTCCTCAGCAGGCTCCGCTTTTTTCCTTCGGTTTTCTCAAGGTTTTGTTGATTCATTTTACTTAGAGctcacccctctctcctcccccgccccccttcttcctccctcgcTCTTCTATCCTCCTCGATCGTCCCTGGGTTGCTTCTTTCACGGGGTAGGGGGATCGGAGGCTGGTGACCAGGAAGAGATCTGTACCGTCCTACCCTAGCGGAGTGAGTTTGCCAAGTTCTCACCTTTCTTGCCCTGAAGGGTCTCTGCGCCCCACCCAAGAGAACTGGTCACGTTGCAAGTAACTTTGGGGTTCAAAAAATGGCAACTTGGTTTGATGCGTTCttcacttggggaaaaaaatcagtttagcTCAGAATCTTCCGGTTGCCCCGTGAATGTATTCATTACTTAAAGTTGGAGTTGATGTGAATGAAATGATTTGGGAATGCCTTTTGCTtagttctttggggaaaaaaatgtatcgtGGGCTGTTTGGGGGTTTTGCTTTCCACTTCAACAGGGCTACTCAGGAGACGTCTCAAGTTACAAACAAGACCTcctctagtttttttcttttttttttttttggctgcactgggtcttccttgcagtgtgggggctctaggcgcgcgggttcCAGTAgttatggtgtgtgggcttagtagttgtggcttgcaggctccagagcgcaggctgagtagctgtggctcacaggcttagttgctccgcggcatgtggggtggGGTCTTcgctgaccagggctcaaacctgtgtccccgggattcttaaccactgagccaccagggaagccctagtattttattttgttttttcataaaacCTTGTATGGTTGCAAATTAATTACAgttgtttagatgtttcctgAATTCTAAATAATGTTTGTTAACTTTAGAAGTTAAATGTAAGCGTTAAATGTAGAAAGTACATTTACCTAAACTGATAGGCTAGATAAGGCTTGCTCTAAGATGTGAACGATCtcaatttaatttcctttattaaatatAAGAAAGGACATGACTTTATTCAAGTAGTTGATTCATTTCATTATATCTGCAACTGATGTGAACTAAGAAGAGGCAAACTGATAGGTAGTTTAACTTGCTGTGAGGGGTGACATCAACTACTAAGTTTCCTTTATTCTCAGACATAAAAGGGTATAACGTTGTTCAAGCAGTTGGTCCACTTTGTTCTATCTACAACTGGTATGAATGTGAAAGATCTGAACTTAGTCGTTTTCCTTAATTCTTAGagataaaaagtatttaaagagagattttaaaaagtattaaagtagttgattcattttgttatatctGCAACTGgtatgaagcaaaaaaaaagtgagcaataAACTTTTGTTGATATTTGAGACTTGTTGATATCTTGAATTTGccaaaaaatgtaaaagtgaaatgatttgcagtaaacaatttaaaaaatttaacctttAGATCCTATATTTCAGTGAGATtacttaaattcatttaaaaattctttgtacacaccaaatgttctaaaatgaaatatacaaaggggaaaaggggaaccGTAGtttgtttaaagaataaaagcagtttaaaaaatacCCGGTTTTCCATTTTTGTATAGCTGACTTAGTTCATATAGAGTTTGTATCCCAGGATCGACTTCAGCAAAGGAATCCTGGAGGGTTAGGGAgcaggagtgaagggggaggacaCAGTGACAGATGAGGCTTTTGGAAGGAGGAATGGGCCTGCAGTCTTGATGGTGGCCTGGAGTGGAATATCTCCCAGGGATGGATTTAGGGAGTAACAAGATAGTTGAAGCTATCCTGACTTGATGTTTCACTCAGTGCAAACATCATGAAATGGCTTCAGTTAAGGATGTTCTCATTGCTATGCATGAAAAAGAATTCTCACTTTCAAAAACTTGCCAGTCCAGGGCTAGTTGCAGGAGGGAAAGAAgtgccactgtttttttttttcttgaaggcagggggtggggggggaatctgttttcaaaatacaaatatagAAATCCTGCCAGATAGCTCACTGTGTAAATGTGTGCATCACATACATTTTCAGATAGCCAGCTGGCCGAGAAGAGGAAGTCCCTGAGAAAACTAGGTATTTGGATGCATTGTGAGAAGAGAGCCTTTTATAGGGATGAGAATGCTGGCTGGGGAAGGAAGAATAGGCCAGGAAGGGAGGCATAATCTGTAGAAGGGGGCCTGGCTGGGAAAAAGGGTGAAAACTGGGGAAGGGGTCAATCTAGGGGGATGAATGGGACGTGGCAGGGGAAAGGGGAACAGGCAGAAGAAGGGGAGACGGCTAGGTAAGGACACCTGTGTGGACTGGGGCACAGGGTGAAGAAGGAGGCCAGGCTAGGAAGGGGATAATGGAGTGAGGGCTGCCTATGGAAGGAGGACTTGGCTGGTCAAGGGAAAGAGGCTTAGTTGAGTTAGGAGGCAAAGGATGAGAAAGGAATCCTTGACTGTTCAAGGGGGAAAAGCCTGGGGAATGGCACCTGAGCAGGGAAAGAGATCTGGCTGGGAAAGTAGGCTTAAGCTG is from Orcinus orca chromosome X, mOrcOrc1.1, whole genome shotgun sequence and encodes:
- the LOC125962987 gene encoding OTU domain-containing protein 6A-like encodes the protein MGDSQSEHQRMLRRHSREKTELQAHIQGMKSSIPKSDKQRRKQLLLDVARLEAEMEQKHQQELEKFQESFPDNSSLDSVTEDLAKLDLENKPPHLWRAQRKHKRKEAFNRESQDWMDKAEMEHLASLRHDEEMKLGAILRAKHLEVKDIPADDHCMYRAIQDQLVFSVTVGSLRRRTAEYMRQHVDDFLPFFSNPETGDACSRDDFLSYCDDIVFSASCGSQLELRALSHVLQTPIEVIQANSPAVVIGEEYTKKPLTLVCKQYSYSSAEHYNSVKPLDTGSGGSVARRLI